One Lytechinus pictus isolate F3 Inbred chromosome 11, Lp3.0, whole genome shotgun sequence genomic window, GCTTAGATGATATTCTTCCAAGACAGCATCAAGATAATTGGGGTCAGTGTCTTGCCAACGAAGATGTAAATAGAGACTATTCTCTGAAAGATCATATCCAATCCTCTGGTCAGTCAGCAATTGTGTCAAATCATGGACGTAAGTTCATTCTAACCACCAGCTTATCCCTGTACATATATTCTGTAGCATTATGTATCAAATAATTGTGAAAATAATATGCACAAGCCTTTGCATTTATTACAGTCCTGTGAAACTTATAGATTTGGTCTTTCTTTTCACTAGTTTAGAAGGTCCTCCAATCAAAGACATACCAGTTGGAGACCTGCTTATTATGGTACAAAACCCATTTTCCATAGTCCCCAGACCACATATATGCAAGCTCAGTTTCAAGGATtattcccgggggggccacttacattgacgagtggataccatgcgcgaccaagaaaacacgtaaaaaggatgtctttttcaagatagggcacgttacgtacgtaacgtgataagggtgtcaaaaacacaaaaataatgaaaaaagggtatctatttcgctaggaaagctacgtgtttagggtcacatttgcggggatgataaaacaaaattaaaatgttgtataaaggatgtccttttactggctttttgccccaacactacgtgtttagagtcccgatttgcgcgaggtgaggaACGGTGGGACCTTACTAatccaaatggtgtgtaaattaggtaaaaccgacgaccgacggacccgtgacacaacaataaaatttacttgtttaggggttcatttcagggaatacttgccaagagtatagttttgtttccaatacttgttaagggtagggtttcagacgccaatacttgttaaggggtgcattttcagaacatggaaaatacgtgtttagggtgcttttcgagaccccgtggtcgcgcatggtatccactcgtcaatggaagtggcccccccgggggatTATTACGGTTgttaaatcaattttcttttgaagTCTTATATTTGTACAGTACAGACTACAAACATTATCTTTCAATCAGTTGAGTTGTTATTTTTGTCCATTAAATTGattaaataatacaattttcataCAAAAACCAACATTACAGGAAACCGAGGACTGTATGACATGGATCCCTTTCCTACCAGGGGTACTCAAAAGCTAGCTCCAATGAAGTACATAGGCATAGCACAGCCCTGCCCTCGGGCTGGTAAAGATTGTTCGACAAAAAAGATCAATCCTTCAAACTACATGACGACTTCAAGAAGTGGGGAGTTTGGTACACTTGCAACAGCAGGGCTGCCAGCTAGAAGAGGATCGGCTTCAATGGAGAGCCTGAATCAGTCTCAGGTGAGAGCAAAATATATTTAGATTAGAAATTAATAGTTGGAAAGATTCGCCTATTTACAGAACTTGCAAGTGCACAATCCCAAATGTAGCTTTTTAATTTctgcaaataatacaaaaatcccCCAAAATCCTAAAATTCAGAATAACAACTAATTGATACTAGTATgttacaaggaaaaaaaaaaaaagttgtgaaaACCCGTCtttgagaaaataataaatgaatgaatgaacccAAAAGTTCACTGACCACTATCATTTCATCTGATAGGGAAACCCTTCCATGCAGAGGCATCCCCTTGAATATCACAGTCAGTACTTTCAAAGACCTGATGATCATCAATATTCTGAAAGACAACAGACCGCACACAGTAGGAGTGATTACAGAGGAATGGACACGGCAATGCTTCAAGGGAAAGGGTTGCTGCAGCAACATCAAGCTTCCTCATACCAGTATCAAACAGGGAATGCCTTCCATGATGCGATTAGTAAGTCTTTATATctctctatttcatgaaactcaCGCAAGTGTAGGCAATTAGATGAATGTCAGTTCAGGTAATTAGACCAAGGTGAATGGAAATTTGGgggcaatatttcaaaataaagtttAGTGGATTACAGAATGAAGCTTGGTTTTGAGGTGTGTGTTGGCAGATTCCTTACTTTTGTTTGGAATGTCCTTTTTGCATTGCACAAGGTTGGCAGATCAGATTATTCATCATTCATAATTTCATGTCCAAAATGTAGCATTCCTTTAGCATTTTGTTATGCTAATCTCACTAAGAGTCATTCTCTTTTAATAGTAAATGAAGAATGGTGTTTCAACaggtcaaaagaaaaaaaaaatcaccctggATGGTCATAGTTCTAATAATTTATTGCATTAGCATTCCATCTTCATTGTAACAATAGAAATATGAATTTGTATTCCCTAGGTCAATTGAGCTCTGAAGATATGTACACTGATGGCACAACTAAGAAAAGAAGATTGACATATGAGAGGGTGCCAGGATCTAAAGGAGGACAGACCAGACTAGCTTTTCGGTAGATCACCAGGATGTGAAAGTCACTTTGATACCTCAACAAGAGCAGCCAAGTCTTGCCGATTGTCAGGGAAAATCTCAGGATTTCTACACTGATTGCGCTATCAAGAATATATGGAGTTCCAAGATCTAAAGGAAAATAGATATGAATAGCTGTCAGGTAGAAATAGCATGTAAAAAATCACTCTGATACCTCAACCAGAGTACcaatttgtattttatgttgTCTGAGCGAGGGAGGTTCCAGTGAACTGCTGCATATGGCCAACAGAATAGGGGGCGGGGAATACTTGCGAgaactgtgtgtgtgtgagaggtaACAAGATAATATGATACATTTTGCTGTATAAGATACTTGTACATTACCTGATGTAAcatatataatttcttatgttcTCTGTGGAAACCACAGTATGTTTGAGCTTGgagccatttcataaagctgtttgtaagttacgcaAAACTTCATGCACGACAGGTAAACCTTCCTTATGCTACACTGTAAATAAGATACCCCAAATTTCCTGTTTCATCCTAATAGGAGTGCACTTCACATCATTTCaatcaaaatgtgaaaaatattgaattttccaCTCAGATAATTTCAATCTACAAAATTGAGTTTCCAGCTTAAGCTGATGGGGATCAAAATGATTGAGAGTCTGAATTAAATTGCTACCCAAAAATGAGTCGCCAGTCATGTGTAAAGTATGTGTAAAGTCGTGAAGAACTTTCgaaaatagctttatgaaatgccaTCCTTGAGACtgttttatgaacatggttAGTACAATTTATATACTTCTAGTTAAAGTTGGTTTAAAAAGATAACCCTTTAGTGATTGGTCAAACTGGTTTTACAAAGTTTTATCCTGATGAGATTCATTGCAAGTGTTTAACATGAGTCAGGTTGTCATAGTTTGTTATTCATATCTATGCAATGCAAAGAGAAATTCAGTGTCTAACAAGATAAACTGAAAATAACTTTCTTGCCAGATATCATACCATTGTTGTTGgtattttcaatattaaaaatatacatttattcaataattaaattaaatataCATACAACTGCTGATGTTATTTATCTTCTTATCTAATGAAAATTCTCTATTGTATTGTTATGAACTGTAATGTATTTCATGTATATTATGGGTAgttgcagggaataattttcctgctgtcgcatcgcaatttgctttacattttttaaagactgctcttttgtatagcatataggactgtacattacttagttgagagcgtttctcttatgaataaaaatgatattcaaatttgtaaagcaagaTTATTCCCTGGGTAGTTGGTAATCAACGCATCAAAGaactatcattttcaattttttttgtgtggattCAGTGTTTTATTGAATCATCAAATATATATTGCAGTGTTACACACTACATGTATTATGCCAATACACACTACCTCAGATTGATTACCACTGTAAGACCAGGATCCTGTGgtataaaagttactattatggtaatgTTGTCATCCAATTGTAACTGCTATggcaacagccaatcagaatcaaggatgtCATTAAATATACCATTTGGAttgcaaagttactataatagtattaaaattttatgcaatgacttttattacatgtattgtaaCTACTGAacaaaccttgattgtgatttagctgctgagccctgttaacATGGGTAGTAGCTATAAGAGAAAGTTTACTATCTGTTGTAACTCTGTATGAAACAGGCTCCagattatttttaaacaattggTAATCacttcttaaaggggaagttcaccctgaataaaagtttgttgaaaaaaataatgaaaaatattggcgaaggtttgaggaaaatccattaaagatcaAGTTATAAGAATTTTAAGTTACGGACCTGTGACGCCAagaacgagcagctgccccatatgttatatATAATATGCAtaactttcaaatttttttatggttcatgatgacctatttttgttttctttttaggaacgaGTGTAAAattatttgtctattgatataccgAATGTACAGCAAAacctttttcaatttcttagaaaatgatatttcattgatttttaccattcgatttgtaggaaagctgctcgcatattgacttcacaaatcaaataattgaaattcttgtttttaaaaaatgttgatggatttttctcaaaccttcggcaatattttttatgctattttaacaaacattttttcagggtgaactttccctttaaagtTATAATTTTGCCCAAGCTGAACAGATTTCTATGGTTCCAAGAGAATTTGACTCCAGCAGACTTGTCTGTGGCTTATTTGTATTTGAAGGCAGTTTGGTAAACAGGTGAGAAAGaacattgaaaaaatagatGTATAACCCATTTGTATTTTACTTGGCTTGGCACCGAAAATGAAGTAATAAATAATCCTACTTTGTTGGCAAATCTTGTCTTTGTTTCCTTCAATCTATGCTCAAGTGCCCAATGAAAGCTCTTAACATCACtcaacaatacaatacaatacaatgaaTAAGTATGTTCGGAGATTAGGTTTTCCTGAAAACAGTATACTGAACTACATATTGGTGCATGCTGATAGGTAGCATTCCCTCTTTGTCATCCTCCAattctctccttttccttctctcaGGGTTCCTAGCCCATCAGGgaacattattttactttttttccagtcagggaaaaatcagggaatttgataacAAATACCTCAAATCGgggaaaaaatacatcaaatgagggaaaagtcatggaattttGATCGGCCTATTActcgaaagcacggtagtcaatCAGACTCGTTATATTTTGTagcatatcaaaacaaaatccATTGAACTACTGGTTatggtgtttttttgtttttttttacaacttagaaaacatgcaaaactgggaatgtgtttaaataattatcagtgaattttttaatttcttcagggaattttgttttcttgaaaagctgggaaccctgcaaTTTCCTCTCCCTCTTCCGTCTTTCCCTCTGCTGTTACAGATCTTAATTTAAAATCCTAGAAATATAGTAATGGATATTCAATGATTGTTCAGTGAATGTCATAAATGAGGATTCTTGTAACAAAAGGCATTTGAAATACTAAGCTAAACTACTTGTATAAAAAACAGGTGTCCGTAACCACTGCCTATTCAATCAAACCATTGCTTAATTTTAAACGACCGGAAAAATATGACAACTCTAATTATTGCCTAAAATTTGATAAATAGCCCATTGAAGCGAGTACATTTTCAAAGTCCCATTCAGAGTTTCATAACAAAGCAAATTATcctttacaagcaaaaaaattttCTTGATtcccaaaatattatttttctgagCCACTTATGTGAATTTAATTAcaattagaaaaagaaagaaaattgaacaaTTAACAcacataaacaattttttttctcaaaagtttATTATTTATAAGGAAACATAACCGGTGAACAAATGCCATTTGTTAGAACGAGCATCATGGATAAAAAATAAGTACACAGATCATTACTAGGTGTAATACTACAAAGATTTAGAAAAGGGTCTATAGAGCAAAACATGTACTTGAGGTTCaggatttttatttaatgattaCTCTTCTTTCAATTCTTAAAATTTAGAATGGCTTTCAGCATTTTCGCACTTAATTAAACAGAAGTTGCATCACACATTTGCTTTTTATCAAAGAGCAAAGAGAAACCGActacatttattttgttcagaAAATTAGGGTTATGTTGCAAATCGTCACTTTATGTCACATTATAAATTTGTCCTCGCAAATATACAGCTtcacaaaaagaaaatgatgaaattattaAAGACCAAGCATTTCCTCCAACAAGACAGAAACCACTTAATATGGGtataagaaacatacatgtTTATTATGTCACTTAGACAAAGCAGTAAAGCtggaaaaacaaattgattgGTTTCTCTgctttcaaaaaagaaaaatgactaCCAAAATATACAGTTTTTACTTCTTATATTCTTGTACAAAACAAGGGAGAGTTTCACAAAATTCACTGATGAAATGTGCGAATCACGATTTCAAAAACCTTTTGGATTGCATACATCCCTAACCTAATGTTTTTGCCTGATAAAGCACTTTCTTGCCTCCTCTTAATTTACCTGATTCTTTACAGATAGAGCAGTTAAGGGAGgcacgatagctcagtcggtagagcgggggtttcggattccggtgacccgggttcgattcccaagtggtgcgctagtgccctttggtaaggcatttatcctcattaccaggtccctcggagatgaccttaagccgtcggtcccctggttgctttctcacaggcattcgtgctttcttagcagtcaggtaaaaacctcggtataacataacataacataacagttaaagatttatttcatcctcttatttcaacaaaatcagaTCAGGGCTCTATAACATAAGCTTAGTGATATATCATGGGATTGATTTTAATGACTAATcattgcaatcaatcatagaaatatgCTCTCTATCAATCACTAAGCTCTATATTTTAGAGTCCACCACATTACATGCAGCTAGTAGGAATCATTGGTCTGACTGTTACTGTGGTAACGGTCAGAGACTTGCGCTGGTCATTAAATGCCCATCCGAtctatttcagtagcttaaaatGGCTATCAGTGAAAGATTACTATCCATTTCATATGCCCCCCCTGGTTTGATGCTAATCCTCTGCAGGTGAAGTGAGCATACTGTGCACTGTATTCTTAATTAAGACTAGGATTAAAGCCTTATCATTTTTGCTCCATACTTCAATCTGTAACcaaatttgcttatttttttacccCATCCTATATTGACATTGTTCTAACTACTCAAAGTAATTCTTTACCACAAGTCAATTTTCATCCTTCAATTTTGCAGACTTGTGCAAGAATAATCCCTAAAATACACCCTAAAAAATATGCTTTGAGATATGCTTTCATTTCTCATCAGTCAAGTGGATTGACCTCTTTAATCGGAATCCATGTCCATGTCTACATTCTGTATGTCTGCATCTGCATCataccctttccccttctcttccCCACCAGCATCACCCTCTTCCTTATCACTGTTAAACCCCTTCTCTTCCTCATCATAATCCCGCTTCACCTTAGAAGGTTTGCCACTCTTGGAGGGCTCCTCATCTTTGCTCTTTCTCTCAGAGGATCTGTCCCTCTCCTtgtccttctccttctctctctccttgtCCTTGTCTTTGTCCTTCTTGTGCTTGCGGCTGCTACTGCTGCGCTCCTTGCTGCGACTACGACggttcttcttctccttcttatgCCTGGAGACAGAGGGGATGGTAAAACAAGATGGAGAAGTGTTGTGCAGTGTTATATTATTGAGATGATATGGAAAATGCAATAGGTGAGTCAAAAAATTAACACTTGCAATCTACTGAGAAAACCATATGCAGGgcttaacccttattaaattgggggggggggtcaatttgacccccccccctcgacaaatttTGTCACTTCGCCgtcgcacaattttttttgactgcgccgctcactgactttttacttttaagtcttgcgcatcttttgagaccaaatttgcgacgcccgggtacgcggttccaaaattacgcaacgtattgtaagtgcatgtcagaccagaaattgctaaaaaacgtgattccgtgtaaaaagtcaatgcaaattgtgtttttcaaccaaaaatcataaatgtatgattatttttagttttgttggtttaaatggatttattttatgctattcatgatcgcaaaagggtccttgacaaagttcatcgggtaatacaataaaaacaaagaaatacataataatttaaaaaacaataaaatacataagaaattaattacatttttgctattttttgtagatattttttagaaatgtaataattgatactcccaccaaaaattagcattctactagctacatttttataaattgagttaaaggcaaatacacaaacaagtggaacgcctctggcagtctcgcctgcattacgcgatttaatatagcagcagtgctaactttgaaaactactataaaataatcattcacaaaaacaccattcatataatgacataatagaacgttcattgaccataaatgacatttgaacggtgacttaagacttgtcaactacacccatgtccacatttcattcactctatccataaactttcaaagttatgatggcaattcaacaattaccccaacatggcctaagtttattgaccttaactaacctttgaccttggttttgtgacctgaaactcacaggggatgttcagtgatacttgattactcttatatcccaagttttatgaactagatccataaactttcagagttaggatggtaattcaaccaATACCCCTAAaaaggccaaagttcattgacctttaatgacctttgaccatgatcatgtgacctgaaactcgtacaggatgctcagtgatacttgattactcttatgtccaagttttatgaactagatccataaactttcagagttaggatggtaatttaacaaataaccccaacacggccaaagttcattgaccttaaatgaccattgaccatggtcatgtgacctgaaactcgcacaggatattcagtggtacttgattaacctaatgtccaagtttcatgaactagatccgtaaattttcaaagttatgatggtaattcaacaaatacccccaacttggccaaagttcattgaccctaaatgacctttgaccttggtcatgtgacctgcaactcagacaggatgtttactaatacttgattaatcttatgtccaagtttcatgaactagatccataaattttcaaagttatgatagtatttcaaaaaatacccccaacttgaccaaagttcattgaccctatatgaccattgaccatggtcatgtgacctgaaactcgcacaggatatttagtggtacttgattaacctaatgtccaagtttcatgaactacatgtagatccgtaaattttcaaagttatgatggtaattcaacaaatacccccaacttggccaaagttcattgaccctaaatgacctttgaccttggtcatgtgacctgaaactctagCAGGatattcactaatacttgattaaccttatgcccaagtttcatgaactaggtccatatactttctaagttatgatgtcatttcaaaaacttgaccttcggttaagattttgaaaataattctcctaacatggtctaagttcattgaccctaaataacctttgaccttggtcatgtgacctgaaactcaggcaggatattaagtaatacttgattagccttatgttcaagtttcatgaactaggtccataaactttctaagttataatgtaatttcaataacttaaccttaggttaagatttgatgttgacaccgctgccgccgttggaaaagcggcgcctatagtctcgctctgctatgcaggcgagacaaaaaccaaatttatggcaaatttcatatgcttatttgcataattaattttttataattttttgaaaattttactattCACTCCTGTAGTTTAAATCCGGCTCTACGCacttgcaaatttttgcggcgatTGCGtaatcagcggccgagatctgaggggggggggggtcaaattgacccccccccccagtatatactggtccgagatagcccagttaagatagggttaaaaaggactgggctatttgagatgtattgaggactggggggcgggggcatgatggcccccctTCTGATTTCAGTCGCGGTTCGCGCGATCGCGCCCAAATTCGGCACGCACAATccttaccacataaactacaagatagtattaaaaaaattctgaaaatatttttttttaatttacactactcaaaaaaagttaaggaccactttttaaaacgtacataaagattttatacaaggtgttttatttctggaaatacctcagtacaactgtcctaaatgtccttaaacacgctgtaatcaatttcacgcatgggtggtttcagttgttgcacaatgtctctcgcatcactgcacatcctgaaaagtgggccacgaggggtatcagctaccgacatgaagtggtaaaaacgaatgtctgagtgtctttcaggcagttcagtaacgagtgtgaccacctcctgcagcaataacggcttcacagcgctgtctcatggagctgatgaggcgattgatgtctctgacgtccagtgcatcccatgcagcctccagagccacacccagctgctgcagtccaagtggatgggcttcgagctgctcgagactcctccccatcatgtcccagacgtgctctatcgggtttaagtccggggacctcgctggccactccatacgctcaatcccctggccctcaaggaactcggtcaccaccctagctcggtgggcacgggcattgtcatccatgaaaatgatgttttgtcccacattttctgcaaatggcaccactataggttcaaggacctcatccctgtacctcactcctgtcattgctcc contains:
- the LOC135156054 gene encoding U1 small nuclear ribonucleoprotein 70 kDa-like — translated: MWHKKEKKNRRSRSKERSSSSRKHKKDKDKDKEREKEKDKERDRSSERKSKDEEPSKSGKPSKVKRDYDEEEKGFNSDKEEGDAGGEEKGKGYDADADIQNVDMDMDSD